A stretch of the Tachysurus fulvidraco isolate hzauxx_2018 chromosome 18, HZAU_PFXX_2.0, whole genome shotgun sequence genome encodes the following:
- the fdx1 gene encoding adrenodoxin — MSFSTAARRLIGLRLSHSSWILSRGANTSSKTLSSLNRLSEPSKRDITSCNVVQPLRAENKVTVNFINRDGEKITVKASPGDTLLDVVVQQDLDFDGYGACEGTLACSTCHLIFEEETYKQLGPISDEEMDMLDLAYGLTDTSRLGCQIFLTKALDGMTVRVPESSADIRQSDGSA; from the exons ATGTCTTTTTCTACGGCAGCGAGGAGATTAATCGGGTTAAGACTTTCTCACAGCTCATGGATACTTTcaaggggtgccaatacttcttCGAAAACTTTGTCGTCCCTGAACAGACTATCTGAGCCGAGTAAAAGAGACATAACATCCTGTAATGTCGTGCAGCCTCTCAg GGCGGAAAACAAGGTGACCGTCAATTTCATCAATCGTGACGGAGAAAAGATTACAGTCAAGGCTTCCCCTGGTGACACGCTATTAGATGTTGTTGTTCAACAAGACCTGGACTTCGATGGTTATG GAGCATGTGAGGGAACTCTAGCTTGCTCCACGTGTCATCTCATCTTCGAAGAGGAGACATATAAACAGCTCGGACCAATTAGTGACGAGGAAATGGATATGCTCGATCTTGCCTACGGACTAACAGATAC GTCTCGactgggttgccagatcttcCTAACAAAAGCTCTGGATGGCATGACCGTGCGTGTTCCGGAGAGCTCTGCAGACATCAGACAGTCCGATGGCTCTGCCTAA